The DNA window CAAAAAGTGTCTACAAAAATTCGACCAGTCTAATCGAAATATCAAGCTGCAACAAATTCTTATCATAACGAATACTTTTGTCAGTgttaagaaaacatttttaaaaatgaagccCATAGGAAATACTGTGAATCTTTCACCTATTcgattaatatttttcaatctttttttctttaattataaaTGACTGCTTACTTTGCAGTAAGAACTAGGAGGCACCATTTCCCAGAAGAGTTTCCAAGATGACCAGGCTAGCAATCCTAGTATTACTGTTGACGTTCGCCAACTTCTCGTCAGCTTTCTTTTTATTCAgaggtaaaaaaattaaacaaaaatatttttaaaaaaaattatataaatcaaatgaGTAACCATGGAACGCATTATGTATTAAGATCATACGGgtatttacatgttttaagCAAAGATATCTTGTGAGTTAAATgttttttgatatcaaacttAATATCTATTATTTAAATCTGTAATGATTATTAATCTGACATCggaataatttgataaattctttttttaaaattaccaaaTTTCTATGTAAAGCTACGCAATCGTAGAATTTGAAAGTTGATGTTAAAGTCAAAAATTTTCCAAAGATTATATTATTCAtcattgtttataaattaatgaaatttattaatCATATTAAATTTTTCGAGGTAGATCTATGCGTCAATCATGAATAGCCCATGGTTTAGGTTTTCCTTGCAAATGAATATCTAAGGCAATTCACATGATATTAAAAGTTTTGCGATACTTGGCATTATTGCAAATTGATTTATATCGTTTAAACACAGGTAACTCCGGAATGGGCTTAAACAACTACAACAGAGGACTAAGTAGTTGGCTAATGAGTAGTTTGGGGGGATTCGGGGGTTCAGAAGCAGGCGACGCCGGTGACATCATTGAACAGCAACAAGCCAATCAAAGACGATTCAACTCGTTTGGCGGAGGCGGATCCTTTGGAAATTTTTGGGGTGGCAGGGGAAGCGGAGGGTACAGAGGGTTCAATAGCCCTTACTTCTTAAATCCATATGGTGACTACTAACCTTCCTTGTCTTAACATCGTCGCAAATTGTCTCGTGTTTTAATAATGACATAAATGACGTCGTACAACCGACGCAATACCATTGGTTTATATAACATCTATAACACTTTTTGTTTGATAATCGTTTGTAAACTGTATTATATTGTACTGTTGTATTACCTTTAGCAACTAGTATCTGTGTTTATATGTTTGTTTagataaaaacatttaacaCATATCACATAATCATTATTAACATAGTCTCATCCACATGCCACGTGGTTTAAAATTAAcagaatttaaatgttttaaaacaaatctttgcaaTGCTCATATTCATAAAGTAGTAAATATTATTCATCAATGAATCAAATATCATTGTTCTAAATTTTCCAAAATGGCGTTTAATATCAGCAGACTTATTTCATAACTTGTCTCAATTGTGACACGTTTTATTCATTTCTACAGGTTTTTCTCTCTTTGATGATCTTATATCATTTTTCTaaattctctaaaataaaattcaatatcagCAGACTTATTAGTTTGTCTCAATATTGTGACACGTTTTATTCATTTCTACAGGTTTTTCTCTCTTTGATGCCTAAGATCACCAGAAATCCTCTTGAATTAAATGGCACTGCCTAAAGGACCATGTGATACACCTGATATCATCAGTCTCTCGCCTGAATTTAAACTCTGCCGATATTGCATTGGTGTGGAAATTTCTAATCAGTGTGCAATGTGACTATCAATGAAAATCATCATgccatatatttatatatcaatattttttgtcaatcATGTATGGATAACCTATaaggaataaataaaacaacaaaatttacatacatAATTGGTTGAGTTTTTATGCAATGATCTGTCAATATACAGGAAATTCGGTGTCTATATGCTTAGCCCAGGCATACAAGCCCCCGCTAATGTCTTTGAACTTGATGGACTCGGATTTGATGTGGTTCTTGAGTTTTTGGACAGCAATTTGTgagtcatttcctcttctacaCACCACATATACTGGGAAAGGCTGGTTCTCTCCCCTTGCTGATTTAGACACTATGTGATCCCTCAGGCTAGCTAAACGGTCCTCTCTGTCTATACAGTTGACAGGCAAATCTAAGATGGGgttaagtttattttctttaacattattAGATTTTcgaagaatacaaaaatattgcatatatatacatatgatgAACCAGAGATAATTTTTATTACACTtacaatgggttttttttctttagtctTGCCAAGGCTTTGAGAGAAAACACACAACTTGTCAGATAAAATCAATTCCTATAACGTATTATGAGCAGTGATGATTTTTTCCctatacatttattaataaaaatgtgtcTCTAAATAAATCTGCTGATTTGTCTCAAATTCACTACTAACAGCAAATAGTTTGATCTTTGTTACAAACATTGTGCAAATCTGACCTCTATATGTTTTCACTATATGTTATTCTAAATTCTTCTTTCAGAAGTAAAgatgaacatttatttaaacatcTCTCCTTCCCCTTCCCAATATCTTCTCGTATCACTGATTCTATATACCTAATTCCTATAAAATACTTTGCTTTTCATATGAAAcctaacaataaaaacaaatgctttacatcataaaataaaagaacTAAAAACAAACAACCTTGAGTTACCATGTCAAACATTTCAAGACCCTGAGTATTTTTAACAAACTTCAAAGACTTGGACATTAGGATACTATAAACTTCAGCAGGTAGCTGACAAATCTCCATTTCTACTGGCATTCTCACGTCAACAAGCACATGCTTTTGTCCAAGGTCCAAAACCTCTTTGTATtcctgaaaaaaagaaataacagtatttttaacatagccaagaatttaaaaagacctctttcatgtttttcaatggTGTTTTTCCTTTCGAAAAAATGCAACTCCTACTTTAAGTGGAAGCAAATGGTAAAATGCCCTTGTAGTAATTACAACCACCACCAACCGTTATGCAAGAACATCTTAGGAAAATTTCTTTGACTTTATATTATACAGACCACATTGATGATTGTGGAACAGTAAGATacagttgttttgttttggtctTCTATTCTACTGGCCCCGggaccataaaacttagacaagctcacttttgatcttgGTCTCACTTTTGttaaagtgagactgagatcaaaagtgagctcgtctaagttttatggccccggggcctggTCTTTTGTAGGAAAAGGTAAGAATTGCACTACCAGGCTTGTCCTTTTACAGAGTGAAACACAACACATCTAATGTGGCATCAGTTGGCAGCCTTAACGAGCTGATTTACAATTTATCTCTTTTCCCTCCCACCACAACCCAATAAAATAACTCAAAAAGGTGTTTTGCTTCAATAGGAGATATCTGCGATAGGCTGGGTTTTTACGTATTTGGTGTAAAGGAATGGAttgttttggtgtttttttgtttgtttcacaTAACAGCCCTCTAATAATTGGTGAAAATCAGTTGTGTAATAGTGTTAGGGATGCTAAAAAGACGACTGGGAAAAAAGGATTTGTTCTAGCCAATTAtacagacaaaaaaaaaatagtccgACTTAACGCTGTTTACTTTAACATGCAAAAGTCCTTTGATAGTATTATCAGTATTTACTTCAAAAGATTTAGACATATACCACTAATAGTCAAACGTAACTGCATATGTCACCAGTTGTTTACATATTAGTTCTCCGCAATGACTGAAATTTGCCTGAAGGTCATAGCAATACATAATCGCATATGCAAGAGTCAATTGTTCCCTAGTTGTGAGTTAGTACATGGATTGTACAAGCTTCTAATTGTTCTCCTTTGATttactaagtacatgtattcacatTACCTGAACGCTTATCCTGTCTTCACGTCCCAAAACACTCAATGACTTTTCctacaaaaaatcaaacattgccAGTCTTTTATTCAAACAGTTTTTAGCTgccaattaaaaaataatctaaacAGATAGAATCATCCAAAATATGACTATGAATGCGAAttgctttttatattttttttctccaatagTGAGGAAAAATTGCTTCAAGTATGTGTATGCTATCAATGTGAATTATTATCAATGTGTAAAGAAAATAGTTTAGACTATTGctaattgtttttttcttaattcgGTAGAAgttgaaaatacaaataaaaaaaagaaaaagttatagcaacaatatattaataaaagacTTATAATTTTTACACAAGATAATTTTATATGCAGCTTAAATTATTTGTCATATTGAGAGCTTGCTGATCATAGCTATCATCTTGCAAATTCTACTTAGCTACaccattaaattaaaaaaaagcaaactgAGTTTGTCATCTTTAATCACTCCGATTTTTCAGCACCAACTCCTCGAGCGAGTCCTGGTCTAGTCTGTGGTTGATACTTATTTATACCTCTAGTATCAGACAAGTACCTCTTACAGCAGTATTAAAGGTGACAAACTACCTTATCATCGGGTCGGGAACCACAGAACTGCTGGTAGTCAATCAACTCTGTAATTTCTGGCCGCTGCCCACAAACAATGCAGTTTGGCTGTTTTGGCCGCAATTTGATAGTCCTAAATGTCCCTTCTTGTCCGTCAAACAAGAGCAGTTTTTGGCAAAAGGAGGCTAAAAATTGTAAggaaatcaatatttttgttctttggtctgttttttttttttgtgacaCAAAAATAATGACTGTTTCAGTGTGAGAAATGCATGATTTAGATAAAGTGCTGATTACAGCTCTGAGAGACTAGTTGATTTTTACACCAACAGTACATATGCAACTCATGCAAAAAAATCTTTCtagatgtatttacatgtatgctgCAAATTT is part of the Crassostrea angulata isolate pt1a10 chromosome 3, ASM2561291v2, whole genome shotgun sequence genome and encodes:
- the LOC128178565 gene encoding uncharacterized protein LOC128178565, whose product is MTRLAILVLLLTFANFSSAFFLFRGNSGMGLNNYNRGLSSWLMSSLGGFGGSEAGDAGDIIEQQQANQRRFNSFGGGGSFGNFWGGRGSGGYRGFNSPYFLNPYGFSLFDA